The Mycobacterium sp. EPa45 genomic interval GGAATGACAGGAAAATCTCTGGGCCACCGTGGTAGTCGTCAGCGATGTGTCGGGCCAGAGTGGCGGCGGTCGCGGTCAGGACTTGCCACGGTAGACCGGACCGGTCGAGGGCGGCCCCGACGCCGACGCCGCGGATGGTGTCGTTCGTCCACGGCCGGAAGTGCCCGGCCGCATGGGCGGCTTCTACGACAGCCCGTACCGCTGCGCTGGGAGGGCTAGAGGGTTGGTGCTGGGTCATGCGATTGCTCCTTCGGGTTCGGCTTGGAGGGTCCAGGTTGTGTTCCTGCTCGTCCGCGTGATCGTGACGCCCAGGCGTTGGGCTGCCTGGTGGACGGTGGCGCGGTGGTGTCCGGCGGCCGCCGCGGCGGCGTTGATCGCCGCGGATGTGTCGCTGCCACCCACGGCGGCCATGTGGGCGGCAAGCCAGTTCGCGGCCCGGTCGGCTTTGGTGGCCCGCGGTGGCTTCGGGGTGGCCGGTGGGCGCAGCTTGGGTGGTGTCGGTTCGGCGATGATCCGTCCGGCCACGACACCGGCGGGCCGTTGGCGGCGTGGGAGTGACGCCAACCAAAGGGCGCAGGGGGTGAGCGCGGGGCAGCCGTTGCAGATGTCGACGGCGGTCTGTCGGCGTGCCACCTCGTCGGGGTGGTCGCCGGAGATGCCGTCGCCCGGCGGATCGAAGAGATGGTGTCGTCCACGGCAGGCGGCGCCGGGGAGATTCGGGATGGCGCGAGCCAAGTCGGTGAAGAAGTCCTCGATGAATGTCATTGGCGTTGACCGGCGTTCGGGGTGACCGTGGTGACCACCCCCCGGGTCTTAAGGACCCCGGGGTGGTTGGTAATTTCCACCGAGGGGTGGTCATAGTGGTAATTGGTGGTCAACACGATTTGCCGCCTTCTCGGTAGAACGGGCGCTGTTCGCTGCCCAGGTTGACCAGCTGGCCGGATTTCTCCAGGTCATTGATGCCGCGATACGCCGTGACGCTGGGAACGCCTATCTCCACAGCTGTGTTGCGTAGTTGTGCTCGCGTTGCTCCGGTTGCCCCGAAGTGGTCACGGAAGATGGTCAGAATTTTCTCCGCGCGATCATCGGTTACCAGGGGGTGGTCAAAGTCGCTGTGCGCCTTCAGCACCAGGCTGCCGGTGCCGGGAATGGGATCGGGCCGCAGCTGATGGCGATCGTCCTCTGGCCCGTCTTTTCGCTTTTCGCGGGCGAGGTCGATGACGCCGCCGTCGCGGGTGACGGCGTAGACGGTGTCGGCCCCGGCCTCGAACACGGACGAGCCGCGGAAGGTCTTGCCGTCTTTGCCGGTGTGGTGGACACCGAGGACGACGCCGCGACCGTCGAGGGTGTGCTCACGTAGCCGGGTGAGGGTGTCGACGACTTGGCCGCAGTCCTTCGCCGAGTTCTCGTCGGCGCCGACCATGCACCGGGCCAATGTGTCGATGATGACGAACCCGTAGCCGGTATCGGCGATCAGCGCCGTCAGGTCGCGGACGTCTGCGGGGTTGGTGAGATTCACAGCGGCGGGAAGGATGTCGAGGTCGCCGTCACCGATCTTGGTCTGCCAGCCTGTCTCCCACGCGTTCATGCGGGCCTTGAGCCCATAGGCGCCTTCAGCGGCAGCGTAGAGAACCCGGCGCTTCTCGGTGGCCCGCCCCTGCCACGGGTGGCCGGTGGCGACGCTGGCGGCCCAGTCGAGCGCGATGAACGACTTGAATGTCGCCCACCGGCCGTACAGCAGGGCGACGGTGCCTTGGTCGAGAACGTTGTCGATCAGCGGCTCGGGGTCGGGCAGCGTTCGCAACGCCGACCGGTTGAGCAGCTTGGCGGCGAACCGGTTGAGGGTGTCGCCGCACGGGTCGAACGTGGTGTTACCGCCACCGTATTCGTTGAGCAGGGTGATGTCGGCGGGGCCGTGCCGGTCGGCGCCATTCTGGGCGGATTCGAGGGTGCGGCGGATTCCGTTTGGGCCGCAGTTGTGGTCGGTGTCGAGTCCGCAGGCGACGGCGGCGTCGGCCATAGCCTCGGTGACGATCTCGCGGTCTACTCCGAAGCGGTCGGCGATTCGGTAGCCGCGCAGCGCGTTCGCGTTGAGCGTGTGATTGCGGCCGCTGTCTGGCGCCATGCAGGCTAGTTCGGCGGCCAGACTCGCCGCCGCGGCGCGCACATACCGTTCGGCGTCCCTACCGGCCTCCCGGTCCCCCGGTGGTCGCGCGCGTGGCGCTGGGTTGGTTTGATACCGCTCGGCGGCGAGGCCTTGGGCGATGATCCACGCTTTCACGTGCGGCAGTTTCGGCTTGGTGTCTCCGTCCGGTGGTAGCCTTGTGGGGCAATGGTTTTCGCCTGATGAGGCGCTCGGGACGGCATGCCCGGGCGTTTCGTCTTGTTGGGGCAAGGTTTTCCGCACTTCCTTGGACCGGGCCTGCGGTTAGGTTTGATTTAAGTGTCGGCTTTTAGACGGCGGCGGCGGCTTCTCCAAGCCGCTCGACGTATTCGCGCAGTGAATCGGCGGTGATGAACCCTCGCGTCCCGATGTTGACCTTGGTGATCTCGCCGCTGCGGATTAGGCGGTAGAGGGTGCTGCGTCCGATGCCGCCCAGCTGATAGATGGCGGCGTCGATCGGGATCAGCATCTGCGTCGGGCTGTCGGTTGGCATAGGTGCCTCCTTGGGTGTTCTCGTGCGCGGGGTGTGGGCTGGCACGCTTGACACAACGGTGGCACAGGAAATGGACACGGTCGGCTGAGTCAGGACGAAAGTGTTTGCAACAGAACGGTAGACAGGTCTACAGCAGGTTTAGTGGAGTGCTCTCCGCTACGTGCGTCGATGGCGCGAAATGTTTAGCAAACGGCGAAACGTGCGCGTGGCCGACGTCACAGGCCGAGTGCGCTGCTCAACCCCGCGACCGCTGCACGCGCGGTGTCATCGGTGCTGTGTGAGTAGATGTCGCCAGTGATGGCGATTGACGAGTGGCCGAGCAGGTCAGCGACGGCCTTGATGTGCACGCCGGACTCGAGCCAGGCGGTAGCGGCGCTGTGCCGAAGGGTATGCACAACCGCACCTTTCACACCTGCCTTCTCGGACGCGATCTCGATGGTGCGGAGGATGTTCCGCGGCTCTACCGGTCGCCCCATCTCCGTGCAGAACACGAGGTTGTTGTCCTCCCACAGATTCGCGGCCCGCATCCGCTCCTCCAGCTGCGTTTTGCGATGAGCCTTGAGCATCGCCACGACACCCGCTGACAGTGGAATGGTGCGGCGGGAGCGCTCAGTTTTTGGTGCGCTGACGATAATTCGCTTGCCGACTCGGCCCACCGTGGCCGCAACCTTGAGCACCCCTGCATCGAGGTCGATGCGATCCCAGGTGAGCCCGAGGGCTTCACCGCGCCGCAGCCCGGTCGCCGCGATCAGACGCAAGACGGGTGCGTAGCGCAGGCCGTCCGCGGCTTGAAGTAGCGCGGCAACGTCGGCCGCCGGTATGTGGTGTGCCTCCCGGCGCTCGACCCCGGGGCGCTTCACCTGGGCGGCCGGATTGCGCGCCAGCAGCCCATCGCGCACGGCGCCGTCGAGCGCCTGCCGTAGAACCGCGTAGACGGATCGAATGGTGCTGTCGCTGTATCGGCGCACCGGCGCCGGTTCGGCGCCATCCGTCGCGGTCTTGCCGGGCTTCGTGGCGGCCCGCAACGACAGGATCAGACCTTCGATGTCGGACGGCTTGAGCTTGTCCAGCCGGATGGCACCGAACGGGGCGGGCTCCAGGTGCTTGCGGCTCAGATCTGAGTACATTGCGCGGGTCGACACCGCCCGGTCGGACACGGCCAGCGTGGTGGCCCGCCAGTGCTGGAGCCAGTCCTCGACCGTTCGGGTGGAGTCGGTGGGCGGCTGCCCGGCGTCGATCCGTTCACGTAGCTTCTTGAGTTTCTCGCGCACGTCGGCCTGGGTCCGACCGTAGACGACCTTCCGCTTGGTCTGGCCAGTGTCGGGGTCGGTGTAGGTGACGGCACCTTCCCAGCGCAGGAGCTTGCCGTCACGCATCCGTTTGTAGGTCGAGCCCTCGCCGTTCGCCTTCTTCCCCATGCGGCAGAAGGTAGCTCTGTTTTTGGACAGTTGCTGTACCCGTTGCTGTACGTACCCCCAGCGGGTACGAAAAAGGGCGGTCCCGACCTTCTCGGAAACCGCCCTTTACCTGCAAATTCTTCTGTCGGGCTGACAGGATTTGAACCTGCGACCACTTGACCCCCAGTCAAGTGCGCTACCAAACTGCGCCACAGCCCGTTGCCGTCCGACCACCGCCGGCAGCAGGTCGAAAGCCTACCGCAGGCCCGGCCGCGGACCCGAATCGGTTACAGCACTCACACCGTGAGTAGCCGATACAAGCCGATCAGGCCCACCACCACGATGACTGCCCGGAGCACGTTCGGCGACAGCCGCCGGCCGTAGTGCGCCCCCAGCCAGCCGCC includes:
- a CDS encoding AAA family ATPase; this encodes MKAWIIAQGLAAERYQTNPAPRARPPGDREAGRDAERYVRAAAASLAAELACMAPDSGRNHTLNANALRGYRIADRFGVDREIVTEAMADAAVACGLDTDHNCGPNGIRRTLESAQNGADRHGPADITLLNEYGGGNTTFDPCGDTLNRFAAKLLNRSALRTLPDPEPLIDNVLDQGTVALLYGRWATFKSFIALDWAASVATGHPWQGRATEKRRVLYAAAEGAYGLKARMNAWETGWQTKIGDGDLDILPAAVNLTNPADVRDLTALIADTGYGFVIIDTLARCMVGADENSAKDCGQVVDTLTRLREHTLDGRGVVLGVHHTGKDGKTFRGSSVFEAGADTVYAVTRDGGVIDLAREKRKDGPEDDRHQLRPDPIPGTGSLVLKAHSDFDHPLVTDDRAEKILTIFRDHFGATGATRAQLRNTAVEIGVPSVTAYRGINDLEKSGQLVNLGSEQRPFYREGGKSC
- a CDS encoding helix-turn-helix domain-containing protein; translated protein: MPTDSPTQMLIPIDAAIYQLGGIGRSTLYRLIRSGEITKVNIGTRGFITADSLREYVERLGEAAAAV
- a CDS encoding site-specific integrase, coding for MGKKANGEGSTYKRMRDGKLLRWEGAVTYTDPDTGQTKRKVVYGRTQADVREKLKKLRERIDAGQPPTDSTRTVEDWLQHWRATTLAVSDRAVSTRAMYSDLSRKHLEPAPFGAIRLDKLKPSDIEGLILSLRAATKPGKTATDGAEPAPVRRYSDSTIRSVYAVLRQALDGAVRDGLLARNPAAQVKRPGVERREAHHIPAADVAALLQAADGLRYAPVLRLIAATGLRRGEALGLTWDRIDLDAGVLKVAATVGRVGKRIIVSAPKTERSRRTIPLSAGVVAMLKAHRKTQLEERMRAANLWEDNNLVFCTEMGRPVEPRNILRTIEIASEKAGVKGAVVHTLRHSAATAWLESGVHIKAVADLLGHSSIAITGDIYSHSTDDTARAAVAGLSSALGL